From the genome of Bacteroides sp. MSB163, one region includes:
- a CDS encoding DUF4134 domain-containing protein: protein MKKKRLIMMLAAVAAASAAMAQGNGQAGITEATQLVTGYFDPGTKLIYAIGAVIGLVGGIKVYQKFSSGDPDTSKTASSWFGACIFLIVAATILRSFFL from the coding sequence ATGAAAAAGAAAAGATTGATTATGATGCTGGCCGCTGTTGCAGCGGCAAGTGCGGCAATGGCACAAGGAAACGGGCAGGCAGGTATCACCGAAGCGACACAACTCGTGACCGGATATTTCGATCCCGGCACAAAACTGATTTATGCAATCGGTGCTGTAATCGGCCTCGTCGGTGGAATCAAGGTATATCAGAAGTTCAGTTCGGGCGACCCCGACACGAGTAAAACTGCCAGTTCGTGGTTCGGAGCCTGTATCTTTCTGATAGTCGCCGCCACCATTCTGAGGTCGTTCTTCCTCTAA
- a CDS encoding DUF3408 domain-containing protein, with protein sequence MAKKTGGQNPVDEAYLRSLMAGGPSKPPSSPAPSITGESGGNRATALSDEKGKADNNVNGTVRDISGADDTDCSELVTDKLSPKTIRTALADFIRKFLTPYKCEGRQGVYIDKELHQKISVIVGIAGKRQLTVGNYIDNVLKEHFEKHADEVKTYLQKSYNKIF encoded by the coding sequence ATGGCAAAGAAAACAGGCGGACAGAATCCGGTGGACGAAGCGTATCTGCGTAGTCTGATGGCAGGGGGGCCTTCGAAGCCTCCTTCATCTCCGGCTCCTTCCATTACCGGAGAGAGTGGCGGAAATAGAGCAACCGCTTTATCCGATGAAAAAGGAAAAGCGGATAACAATGTGAATGGAACAGTAAGGGATATTTCCGGTGCGGATGATACCGACTGTTCGGAATTGGTTACGGATAAACTGTCACCGAAAACGATTCGCACCGCATTGGCCGATTTTATCCGTAAGTTCCTCACACCTTATAAATGCGAAGGCAGACAGGGGGTATATATAGACAAGGAACTGCACCAGAAAATATCCGTTATCGTAGGGATTGCCGGTAAACGGCAGTTGACGGTAGGCAACTATATAGATAATGTATTGAAAGAGCATTTCGAAAAACATGCGGATGAGGTGAAGACCTATCTCCAAAAGAGTTATAACAAAATATTTTAG
- a CDS encoding ParA family protein: MGSDGVIAAISALDYLFVPIKADRLVLESTLNFATTINDRLIKTGLSSLKRLCLFWNMVDRRERTTLYNIYQQGFSLLGLDCLQTRIPVRSNFTKDLSSTGGPVYRSTLFAPDAAFTRECGFDMFMDEIMGILKNE; encoded by the coding sequence ATGGGTAGCGACGGGGTTATCGCCGCAATCAGTGCGCTCGATTATCTGTTCGTACCGATAAAGGCAGACCGTCTCGTGCTGGAAAGCACACTGAACTTTGCTACTACCATTAATGACCGCCTGATAAAGACCGGCTTGTCTTCTCTGAAAAGGCTGTGTCTGTTCTGGAACATGGTGGATCGAAGAGAACGCACGACATTGTATAACATCTACCAGCAGGGGTTCTCCCTGTTAGGGCTGGACTGCCTCCAAACACGTATTCCCGTGCGCAGTAACTTCACTAAAGACTTGTCCTCCACGGGCGGCCCCGTTTATCGGAGTACGCTGTTCGCTCCCGATGCGGCCTTCACCAGAGAGTGCGGCTTTGATATGTTCATGGATGAAATCATGGGAATACTTAAAAACGAATAG
- the mobB gene encoding conjugal transfer protein MobB has product MQAFEPYIALNSHVRKPVIHISLNPSPKDILSEEQMTILAQEFMEKFGYGNQPYIVWLHEDINRKHMHIVSVRINEKREKIDHNREAIRAQNICRDMEVKYGLHPTLGEHSERELLSLQKVDYPKGDVKAQVKHTARTLLECYNCHSLGEYNTLLNLYNVTVYEVRGSVDGKEYHGIMYGALDDDGQQAGTPFKSSKFGKVFGYEALQKKFAATAEKVKRNSLAERARQEIVKAMQDISTKEAFARRLKDADIEVVYRINPEGRLYGITFIDHTNRTVFNGLRLGKAFSANVFNELFNNPDADRERLIPPTRQEASRQERETKAEERQEGVEYRQQENQNQNESSGSLIDTSALGAVDIFSVLMEDDHTHEYIDPAFRYGRKKKKKRRRRL; this is encoded by the coding sequence GTGCAGGCTTTTGAGCCTTACATCGCACTCAACTCGCACGTCAGGAAACCGGTTATCCATATTTCATTGAATCCGTCTCCCAAAGACATCCTTTCGGAAGAGCAGATGACCATATTGGCGCAGGAGTTTATGGAAAAGTTCGGTTACGGGAACCAGCCTTATATCGTATGGCTGCATGAAGACATCAACCGCAAGCACATGCACATTGTTTCGGTACGCATCAACGAGAAAAGAGAAAAGATAGACCACAATCGTGAAGCTATCCGGGCACAGAATATCTGTCGGGATATGGAAGTGAAGTACGGCCTTCATCCCACACTCGGAGAACACAGTGAAAGGGAATTACTATCCTTGCAAAAAGTGGATTATCCGAAAGGTGACGTGAAAGCGCAGGTGAAGCATACTGCCCGTACTTTACTGGAATGTTACAACTGCCATTCGCTTGGGGAGTACAACACTCTTCTGAACTTGTATAATGTAACCGTTTACGAAGTCAGGGGAAGCGTGGACGGAAAGGAATACCACGGCATCATGTACGGAGCTTTGGACGATGACGGGCAGCAGGCGGGAACGCCTTTCAAGTCCAGCAAGTTCGGAAAGGTATTCGGTTATGAAGCCCTGCAAAAGAAGTTTGCCGCCACCGCCGAAAAGGTGAAAAGGAACAGCCTTGCCGAAAGGGCACGGCAGGAAATAGTCAAAGCCATGCAGGACATAAGTACGAAAGAAGCGTTTGCCCGCAGGCTGAAAGATGCGGATATAGAGGTGGTTTACCGTATCAATCCCGAAGGACGCCTGTACGGTATCACTTTCATAGACCATACCAACCGGACAGTGTTCAACGGCTTGCGTTTGGGCAAAGCTTTTTCTGCCAATGTATTCAACGAACTGTTTAACAACCCGGATGCAGACCGTGAACGGCTGATACCGCCAACCCGGCAGGAAGCATCCCGGCAGGAGAGAGAAACAAAAGCGGAAGAAAGGCAAGAAGGTGTGGAATACCGGCAGCAGGAAAATCAAAATCAGAATGAATCCTCTGGCAGCCTGATTGATACATCTGCACTCGGTGCTGTTGATATTTTCT